Proteins co-encoded in one Bremerella sp. TYQ1 genomic window:
- a CDS encoding SDR family NAD(P)-dependent oxidoreductase, whose product MTQRDFEGQVVLVTGSSQGIGKSAAIAFAQQGAKVIVNYHSSPAKGEEVVAEIEKAGSEAIAVKCDVSDYAAVEAMVAKGVEKFGKLDVAVSNAVYSDREFFYEADMEGFRRTIDVTMWGAFHLLRASSRQMIAQKTPGVVSIISSPHAFIPAPKAMAYNMSKAAIEHMAKTAAIELSDFKIRVNIIQPGWTDTPGERKFATDDVLEAGGAKIPAGRLGTPEEMADAICYMSSPKNTYMTGATLLVDGGISLPWWGKTGRAAPS is encoded by the coding sequence ATGACGCAACGAGATTTCGAAGGACAAGTGGTTCTCGTAACAGGTTCGAGCCAGGGGATCGGCAAATCGGCCGCGATCGCCTTTGCCCAGCAAGGGGCCAAAGTCATCGTGAATTACCACTCCAGTCCTGCCAAAGGGGAAGAAGTGGTCGCCGAAATCGAGAAAGCCGGATCGGAAGCCATCGCCGTCAAATGCGACGTTTCCGACTACGCAGCTGTCGAAGCGATGGTGGCCAAAGGGGTCGAAAAATTCGGTAAGCTGGACGTTGCCGTTTCTAACGCGGTTTATAGCGACCGCGAGTTCTTCTACGAAGCCGATATGGAAGGTTTTCGCCGTACGATCGATGTCACCATGTGGGGTGCGTTTCACTTGCTGCGTGCTTCGTCGCGGCAGATGATTGCCCAAAAGACACCTGGGGTGGTCAGCATCATCAGTTCGCCGCATGCGTTCATCCCGGCTCCTAAAGCGATGGCCTACAACATGTCGAAAGCAGCCATCGAGCACATGGCCAAAACGGCCGCCATCGAGCTTTCTGACTTCAAGATCCGCGTGAATATCATCCAGCCTGGCTGGACCGATACGCCTGGCGAACGGAAATTTGCCACCGACGATGTCTTGGAAGCAGGAGGCGCTAAAATCCCTGCCGGTCGACTCGGAACGCCTGAAGAAATGGCCGACGCGATCTGCTACATGAGCAGCCCCAAAAATACCTACATGACGGGGGCAACGCTGTTGGTCGACGGCGGCATTTCGCTTCCATGGTGGGGGAAAACGGGTCGCGCGGCACCAAGCTAG
- a CDS encoding sigma-70 family RNA polymerase sigma factor, whose protein sequence is MLYDSLIDDFEDDDARVRPRSFDDAAVDVIDDSDDDRMMSTDDMSNDSADDSSEEFSEDSETWSDDPVRMYLTQMGEIPLLTRQQEIYLARKIEQTRAKFRRLLLECDYVAQDSFKVLQRVQDGELPFDRTVQVSVTDRLEKEQIMGRMPINLITIDRLLKRNRRDYITALSKSASAEKRHAAWKRLGHRRQRVVKLIEELGLRTQRIEAKIGVLEEFCRRINELKARLDDHKAANTPMEDREPLLAEYRNLLMATQETPKSLNRRCQAVKAIYSEYQQAKRELSEGNLRLVVSIAKKYRNRGLSFLDLIQEGNAGLMRAVDKFEYRRGFKFCTYATWWIRQAITRAVADQSRTIRIPVHMVETMSRVRNVARQLLQEKGREPTIEETARRAGTTVEEARRVLAMSRYPISLDRPVGNSEDSQFGDLLPDGEAESPANGAAQEMLRGRIGRVLKTLSYREREIIKLRYGLGDGYSYTLEEVGHIFKVTRERIRQIEAKAVRKLQQPSRSQDLVGFLD, encoded by the coding sequence ATGTTGTACGATTCGTTGATTGACGATTTCGAAGATGATGATGCACGTGTACGTCCACGGAGCTTCGACGATGCTGCCGTCGATGTAATAGACGACTCTGATGACGATCGCATGATGTCTACGGACGATATGTCGAATGATTCGGCAGATGATTCGTCCGAAGAGTTCAGCGAGGATAGCGAAACGTGGTCCGACGACCCCGTTCGTATGTACCTGACGCAGATGGGCGAGATTCCCCTGTTGACCCGCCAACAGGAAATCTATCTGGCCCGCAAGATCGAACAGACCCGTGCCAAATTCCGCCGCTTGCTCTTGGAGTGTGACTACGTCGCCCAAGATTCGTTCAAAGTATTGCAGCGCGTGCAGGATGGCGAACTTCCGTTCGATCGTACCGTTCAAGTTTCGGTGACTGATCGTCTGGAAAAAGAACAGATCATGGGTCGCATGCCGATCAACTTGATCACGATCGATCGCCTGCTCAAGCGAAACCGCCGCGATTACATCACCGCGCTGAGCAAGTCTGCTTCGGCCGAAAAGCGCCATGCTGCTTGGAAGCGTCTGGGGCATCGCCGCCAACGCGTCGTTAAGCTGATCGAAGAGCTCGGTCTGCGTACGCAGCGTATTGAAGCCAAGATTGGCGTGTTGGAAGAATTCTGCCGACGCATCAACGAACTGAAGGCTCGCTTGGACGATCACAAAGCGGCGAACACGCCGATGGAAGATCGCGAGCCACTGCTGGCTGAATATCGCAACTTGTTGATGGCGACCCAAGAGACTCCCAAGAGCCTCAACCGTCGCTGCCAGGCCGTCAAAGCGATTTACTCGGAATACCAGCAAGCCAAACGCGAGCTGTCCGAAGGTAACTTGCGTCTGGTCGTTTCGATCGCCAAGAAGTATCGTAACCGTGGCTTGAGCTTCCTGGATCTGATCCAAGAAGGTAACGCCGGTTTGATGCGTGCGGTCGACAAGTTTGAATACCGTCGTGGTTTCAAGTTCTGTACGTACGCCACCTGGTGGATTCGTCAGGCCATCACGCGTGCTGTTGCTGACCAAAGCCGAACCATTCGTATCCCGGTTCACATGGTCGAAACGATGTCCCGCGTCCGCAACGTCGCTCGACAGTTGCTGCAAGAAAAAGGTCGCGAACCAACCATCGAAGAAACGGCCCGTCGTGCTGGCACCACTGTCGAGGAAGCTCGACGCGTGTTGGCTATGAGCCGCTACCCGATCTCGCTTGACCGCCCTGTTGGTAACAGCGAAGACAGCCAGTTCGGCGATCTGCTTCCCGATGGCGAAGCCGAAAGCCCAGCCAACGGTGCAGCTCAAGAAATGTTGCGTGGTCGTATCGGTCGCGTGCTGAAGACTCTCAGCTACCGCGAACGCGAGATCATCAAGCTGCGTTACGGCTTGGGCGATGGCTACAGCTATACCCTGGAGGAAGTTGGTCACATCTTTAAAGTGACGCGAGAACGTATCCGCCAGATCGAAGCCAAAGCAGTCCGCAAACTGCAGCAGCCAAGCCGCAGCCAAGACCTGGTCGGGTTCCTCGACTAA